Proteins encoded together in one Prunus dulcis chromosome 3, ALMONDv2, whole genome shotgun sequence window:
- the LOC117621431 gene encoding transmembrane 9 superfamily member 12, whose amino-acid sequence MAISNPRVTYIKWTLLVLALFAHSCNGFYLPGSYMHTYSKAQEIVTKVNSLTSIETELPFSYYSLPYCKPPEGIKKSAENLGELLMGDEIENSAYRFKMNVNKTLYLCTTHPLTEHDVKLLKQRTRDLYQVNMILDNLPAMRYAYQNGVKIQWTGFPVGYTPPNSKDDYIINHLKFRVLIHEYEGSGVQIIGTGEEGPGVISEAEKKKASGFEIVGFEVYPCSIKYDPDTMKKKSMYQSIPDVNCPSELEKSQIIREQERVSFTYQVEFVKSDIRWPSRWDAYLKMEGARVHWFSILNSLMVIFFLAGIVFVIFLRTVRRDLTRYEELDKESQAQMNEELSGWKLVVGDVFREPDSSKLLCVMVGDGVQITGMAVVTIIFAAFGFMSPASRGMLLTGMIILYLFLGIIAGYVAVRMWRTIKGTSEGWRSVSWFVACFFPGIVFLILTVLNFILWGSNSTGALPISLFFVLLSLWFCISVPLTLLGGFLGTRAEAIQYPVRTNQIPREIPARKYPSWLLVLGSGTLPFGTLFIELFFILSSIWLGRFYYVFGFLLIVLLLLVIVCAEVSVVLTYMHLCVEDWRWWWKAFFASGSVSLYVFLYSINYLVFDLQSLSGPVSAILYLGYSLIMATAIMLSTGTIGFLMSFYFVHYLFSSVKID is encoded by the coding sequence ATGGCGATATCGAATCCGAGAGTGACCTATATCAAATGGACTTTGCTTGTTTTGGCTCTATTTGCGCACAGCTGTAATGGGTTTTATCTGCCGGGAAGCTACATGCATACATATTCCAAAGCGCAAGAAATCGTTACCAAAGTTAACTCCTTAACTTCTATAGAGACTGAGCTGCCCTTCAGCTACTACAGTCTCCCTTATTGCAAACCCCCTGAAGGTATCAAGAAAAGCGCTGAGAATCTCGGGGAACTCCTCATGGGAGATGAGATCGAGAATTCCGCTTACCgatttaaaatgaatgtcaATAAAACTCTTTACCTATGTACCACACACCCTTTGACTGAGCACGACGTAAAGCTGCTGAAACAAAGAACCCGTGATCTGTATCAGGTCAACATGATCCTTGATAATTTGCCGGCGATGAGATATGCTTACCAAAATGGGGTTAAGATTCAGTGGACTGGGTTTCCTGTTGGGTACACTCCACCCAACAGTAAAGATGATTACATAATCAATCACCTGAAGTTCAGGGTTTTGATTCACGAGTATGAAGGGAGTGGTGTGCAGATAATTGGGACTGGGGAAGAAGGTCCAGGTGTCATTTCCgaagctgaaaagaaaaaggcatcTGGGTTTGAGATTGTTGGCTTTGAGGTTTACCCGTGTAGCATTAAATACGACCCTGACACCATGAAGAAAAAGTCCATGTACCAAAGTATCCCAGATGTAAATTGCCCCTCAGAGCTTGAAAAGTCTCAAATAATAAGGGAGCAAGAGAGAGTATCATTCACTTATCAGGTTGAGTTTGTGAAAAGTGATATAAGATGGCCATCAAGGTGGGATGCTTATCTGAAGATGGAGGGGGCTCGTGTGCACTGGTTCTCTATCTTGAATTCATTAATGGTGATCTTTTTCCTCGCTGGTATTGTCTTTGTCATATTCCTAAGGACTGTGAGGAGGGATTTAACAAGATATGAAGAACTGGACAAAGAATCTCAAGCTCAGATGAATGAGGAGCTCTCTGGGTGGAAGCTTGTTGTGGGAGATGTGTTCAGAGAACCAGATTCTTCAAAGCTTCTTTGTGTTATGGTTGGAGATGGGGTTCAGATTACAGGGATGGCAGTTGTCACTATCATTTTTGCAGCATTTGGTTTCATGTCGCCAGCTTCACGAGGAATGCTATTGACAGGAATGATCATTCTATATCTTTTCCTTGGGATTATTGCCGGTTATGTTGCTGTCCGTATGTGGAGAACCATAAAGGGAACTTCCGAAGGGTGGAGATCAGTTTCCTGGTTTGTGGCATGCTTCTTTCCTGGAATCGTCTTTCTTATCCTTACGGTACTGAACTTCATTCTATGGGGCAGCAATAGTACTGGTGCTCTTCCCATTTCCTTGTTTTTTGTACTCTTGTCCCTCTGGTTCTGCATTTCAGTGCCTCTCACTCTTCTCGGAGGTTTCTTAGGCACACGAGCTGAGGCAATTCAATATCCTGTGAGAACCAACCAGATTCCAAGGGAAATTCCTGCGCGCAAATATCCATCATGGCTTCTTGTTCTTGGCTCTGGGACACTTCCATTTGGAACCCTCTTCATCGAACTTTTCTTCATCCTTTCTAGCATCTGGCTTGGGAGGTTCTATTATGTCTTTGGTTTCCTGCTTATAGTGCTTCTGTTGTTGGTTATTGTTTGTGCTGAAGTTTCAGTGGTTCTCACCTACATGCATCTTTGTGTGGAGGattggaggtggtggtggaagGCTTTCTTTGCTTCAGGTTCTGTTTCCCTTTATGTGTTCCTGTACTCCATCAATTACTTGGTATTTGACCTGCAGAGTTTGAGTGGGCCTGTGTCGGCTATCCTTTACCTTGGTTATTCATTGATCATGGCAACTGCAATCATGTTGTCAACTGGCACAATTGGCTTTCTCATGTCTTTCTACTTTGTTCATTACCTCTTCTCATCTGTAAAGATCGATTAA
- the LOC117621407 gene encoding chlorophyll a-b binding protein 8, chloroplastic: MATQALVSSSSLTASKEAARHLLGGKAVQSPFGSRKSASFVVRAASTPPVKQGADRQLWFASKQSLTYLDGSLPGDFGFDPLGLSDPEGTGGFIEPRWLAYGEVINGRYAMLGAVGAIAPEILGKLGLIPSETALPWFQTGVIPPAGTYNYWADPYTLFVFELALMGFAEHRRLQDWYNPGSMGKQYFLGLEKYLGGSGDPAYPGGPLFNPLGFGKDEKSLKDLKLKEVKNGRLAMLAILGYFIQGLVTGVGPFQNLLDHLADPVNNNVLTSLKFH; this comes from the exons atggcCACACAAGCTCTGGTATCATCTTCATCCTTAACAGCCTCAAAGGAGGCTGCAAGGCATTTACTAGGAGGAAAGGCAGTCCAATCTCCATTTGGGTCAAGAAAATCTGCTTCCTTTGTAGTCAGGGCAGCCTCTACACCCCCTGTCAAG caAGGGGCAGACAGACAATTGTGGTTTGCATCCAAGCAGAGCCTTACTTACTTGGATGGCAG CCTTCCTGGTGACTTTGGATTTGATCCACTGGGGCTGTCTGACCCGGAAGGCACAGGAGGGTTCATTGAGCCGAGATGGCTAGCGTATGGAGAGGTCATCAATGGACGTTATGCCATGCTGGGTGCAGTTGGTGCCATAGCACCAGAGATTCTTGGAAAGCTTGGCCTAATCCCATCAGAGACAGCCCTCCCCTGGTTCCAAACAGGGGTGATCCCCCCAGCTGGGACCTACAACTACTGGGCTGACCCCTATACACTCTTTGTCTTTGAGCTAGCCCTCATGGGCTTTGCAGAGCACAGGAGGTTACAGGACTGGTACAATCCAGGGTCCATGGGCAAGCAGTACTTTTTGGGCTTGGAGAAGTACTTGGGTGGCTCAGGGGACCCAGCTTACCCGGGTGGGCCCCTCTTCAACCCTCTGGGATTTGGCAAAGATGAGAAGTCTTTGAAGGACTTGAAGCTCAAGGAGGTGAAGAATGGGAGGCTGGCTATGTTGGCAATTTTGGGTTACTTCATACAAGGCCTTGTGACTGGTGTGGGGCCCTTCCAGAACCTTCTGGATCATTTGGCTGACCCTGTGAACAACAACGTCTTGACCAGCCTCAAGTTCCATTGA
- the LOC117620601 gene encoding protein PHR1-LIKE 2-like, with product MFHRGGEGGGGSGVPNHTYNSQLLRAAALQPQEEEEEKERMVGCGFDYFGDDEQDFQGPPTPTVTQSDDSVVVEGEEEEEEEEEEEEEDLSHDLQTPSVLSSNFKPRLRWTPHLHACFVDAINQLGGPHKATPKKLLQKMGVKGITLYHLKSHLQKYRLGKYSVKEWKEVPETFSQDFEGRSVSSTSLCSLLSQKKHSSKLIKKALTQAEVEEKLGLQIEAEKRLKLRQDAQRRYMDYALDNACKKLADQFLGSVAVDSAGVFRKDVAGLGTMVSIISQKDQFLAYDLTKETSMQLSLEDQLGGFEAQREAYHETEGHLISHGNSENSSVEDFQILADDDKIMEQSLDNDPAEAYLVLDTAEMGTSSHRT from the exons ATGTTTCatagaggaggagaaggaggaggaggaagtgGTGTTCCAAATCACACATATAATAGTCAGCTTCTGCGGGCTGCTGCTCTTCAGCCtcaggaagaagaagaagaaaaagaaaggatggttggttgtggttttgattattttggtGATGATGAGCAAGATTTTCAAGGACCCCCAACTCCCACTGTCACACAGAGTGATGACAGTGTTGTTGTTGAGGgtgaagaggaggaggaggaggaagaagaagaagaagaagaggaccTTTCTCATGATCTTCAAACGCCTTCGGTTCTGAGTTCGAACTTCAAACCTCGCCTTCGATGGACTCCTCACCTTCATGCCTGCTTTGTTGATGCTATCAATCAGCTTGGTGGCCCCCATA AGGCAACTCCGAAAAAGCTTCTGCAGAAAATGGGTGTCAAGGGAATAACTCTTTACCACTTGAAGAGCCACCTCCAG AAATACAGACTTGGAAAGTACTCGGTGAAGGAGTGGAAGGAGGTTCCGGAAACTT TTTCACAGGACTTCGAAGGCAGAAGCGTTAGTAGCACTTCCTTGTGCTCATTGCTATCCCAGAAAAA GCATTCTTCTAAACTAATAAAGAAGGCTCTAACCCAGGCGGAAGTTGAAGAAAAACTTGGTCTGCAAATTGAG GCTGAGAAGCGATTAAAATTGCGTCAGGATGCCCAacgaagatatatggattatGCACTAGATAATGCATGTAAAAAGCTTGCTGATCAGTTTCTTGGAAGTGTTGCAGTAGACTCTGCAGGCGTATTTCGGAAGGATGTAGCTGGTTTAGGAACTATGGTGTCAATAATATCTCAGAAAGATCAATTCCTTGCATATGACCTAACTAAGGAAACCAGCATGCAGCTTAGTCTTGAAGACCAACTTGGTGGGTTTGAAGCTCAGAGGGAAGCTTATCACGAAACTGAAGGCCACCTGATCTCACATGGAAATTCAGAAAATTCATCTGTGGAAGATTTCCAAATTCTGGCTGACGATGACAAGATAATGGAGCAGAGTTTGGATAATGACCCTGCAGAAGCTTACTTGGTTTTGGATACTGCTGAAATGGGAACCTCCAGTCATAGAACTTAA